Proteins from a genomic interval of Rosa chinensis cultivar Old Blush chromosome 2, RchiOBHm-V2, whole genome shotgun sequence:
- the LOC121051168 gene encoding uncharacterized protein LOC121051168 codes for MDDLSTLDVRATSEDEYLDLDHMQSGSPPLLLQHLYLKGRLKRVTEWIPKLTSLKKIGLKWSKMDADAEPLTALQDLPNLMELDLVDYYTGQVLGFGDETFKKLVALSIDKFDKLNLISIGEKAMPMLKKLTISRCQNLKLLPFSSGDLELLEELLLFDMPNEFIAESETDSERREDLKHVGVIHYSRHPGSYQSDGFKDLSPSKWR; via the exons ATGGATGATCTTTCGACATTGGATGTAAGAGCAACAAGCGAGGATGAATATCTTGACTTGGATCACATGCAATCCGGCTCCCCGCCTCTCCTTCTCCAACATCTATATTTAAAAGGGCGGCTAAAAAGGGTAACAGAGTGGATTCCCAAGCTTACCAGTCTCAAAAAGATTGGTTTAAAATGGTCAAAGATGGATGCTGACGCTGAGCCACTTACGGCCCTTCAAGATTTGCCCAACCTCATGGAGCTCGATTTGGTTGACTATTACACTGGCCAGGTGTTGGGTTTCGGAGATGAAACTTTCAAGAAACTAGTGGCATTAAGTATAGACAAATTTGATAAGCTAAATTTGATCTCAATAGGTGAGAAGGCAATGCCTATGCTCAAGAAGCTAACCATCTCGAGATGTCAGAATTTGAAGTTACTTCCATTTTCAAGTGGTGATCTTGAATTGCTGGAAGAATTGCTTCTATTTGACATGCCCAATGAATTCATTGCTGAGTCTGAAACAGACAGCGAACGACGTGAGGATTTAAAGCATGTTGGAGTCATTCATTATTCTCGGCATCCAGGAAGCTACCAATCTGATGGATTCAAAGATCTTTCTCCATCAAAATGGAG GTAG